In one Moritella sp. 5 genomic region, the following are encoded:
- the tgt gene encoding tRNA guanosine(34) transglycosylase Tgt, with protein sequence MKLKYELDKTTGNARRGRLIFERGVVETPAFMPVGTYGTVKGMTPEEVDATGADILLGNTFHLWLRPGQEVMKQHGGLHNFMNWQGPILTDSGGFQVFSLGKMRKITEAGVHFRHPVNGSKIFLDPETSMEIQDDLGSDVVMIFDECTPYPATESEAEKSMRMSLRWAQRSRDHFDKLENKNNLFGIIQGGVYEHLRDISVKGLLDIGFDGYAVGGLAVGEPKEDMHRILEHTCPQIPEDKPRYLMGVGKPEDLIEGVRRGVDMFDCVMPTRNARNGHLFTSEGVIKIRNAKHKTDTSTLDPECDCYTCKNYSRSYLNHLDKCNEILGARLNTMHNLRYYQNLMQGIRDAIDSDTFEAFVTDFYTKQGREVPPLAKSDA encoded by the coding sequence ATGAAGTTAAAGTACGAATTAGATAAAACAACTGGTAACGCACGTCGTGGACGCTTAATCTTTGAACGTGGTGTTGTTGAAACTCCTGCATTCATGCCAGTAGGTACTTACGGTACGGTTAAAGGTATGACACCAGAAGAAGTTGACGCAACCGGCGCTGATATTCTTTTAGGTAATACCTTCCACCTGTGGTTACGTCCTGGTCAGGAAGTAATGAAGCAACACGGTGGTTTACATAACTTTATGAACTGGCAGGGTCCTATCCTGACGGATTCAGGCGGTTTCCAAGTATTCAGCCTAGGTAAAATGCGTAAAATCACAGAAGCGGGTGTGCATTTCCGTCATCCAGTAAACGGCAGTAAGATCTTTTTAGATCCAGAAACTTCAATGGAAATCCAAGATGACTTGGGTTCTGACGTGGTCATGATTTTTGATGAATGTACGCCATATCCAGCGACAGAATCTGAAGCTGAAAAATCAATGCGTATGTCGTTACGCTGGGCACAACGCTCACGTGATCATTTTGATAAATTAGAAAACAAAAATAACTTGTTTGGTATTATTCAAGGTGGTGTTTACGAGCACTTACGTGATATTTCAGTAAAAGGCTTATTAGACATTGGTTTTGACGGTTATGCCGTTGGCGGCCTAGCTGTTGGTGAGCCAAAAGAAGATATGCACCGTATTCTGGAGCACACTTGCCCACAAATCCCAGAAGATAAGCCACGCTACCTAATGGGCGTTGGTAAACCTGAAGATTTGATTGAAGGTGTTCGTCGCGGTGTGGATATGTTTGACTGTGTAATGCCAACACGTAATGCACGTAATGGTCACTTGTTCACAAGTGAAGGTGTAATCAAGATCCGTAATGCCAAGCATAAAACAGATACCAGTACACTTGATCCTGAATGTGATTGCTACACATGTAAGAATTACTCGCGTTCATACCTGAACCATTTAGACAAATGTAACGAAATTTTAGGTGCGCGTTTAAATACAATGCATAACTTGCGTTACTACCAAAACCTGATGCAAGGTATCCGTGACGCGATTGATTCTGATACGTTTGAAGCGTTTGTTACAGACTTCTATACTAAACAAGGCCGTGAAGTGCCACCTTTAGCGAAGTCTGACGCTTAA
- the queA gene encoding tRNA preQ1(34) S-adenosylmethionine ribosyltransferase-isomerase QueA, translating into MQVSDFNFSLPDELIARYPKADRRSSRLLQLNGNSGELADKQFADILDLVEAGDLMVFNNTRVIPARMYGQKASGGKIEVLVERVISDSSVLAHVRSSKSPKVGAQLILEGSVNAEMVARHDALFELKFLDERHVLEILEDIGHMPLPPYIDRPDEDSDKERYQTVYNEKPGAVAAPTAGLHFDEPLLAELAKKGVNTAFVTLHVGAGTFQPVRVDNILDHHMHSEYAEVSEDVVAKIAETKANGGRVIAVGTTSVRSLESAAQATMAKGLPLAPFFDDTEIFIYPGYEFQLVDAMVTNFHLPESTLIMLLSAFAGYDHVMAAYQHAIAEKYRFFSYGDAMFVTKQTAK; encoded by the coding sequence TGACGAGTTAATTGCCCGTTATCCGAAAGCGGATCGCCGTTCAAGCCGTCTACTCCAACTAAATGGTAATAGTGGCGAGCTGGCTGATAAGCAGTTTGCTGACATTCTCGATTTAGTTGAAGCTGGCGATCTGATGGTATTTAATAATACGCGTGTTATTCCTGCGCGTATGTACGGTCAAAAAGCTTCAGGTGGTAAAATTGAAGTGCTTGTTGAACGCGTTATTAGTGACAGCTCTGTACTTGCGCATGTGCGTTCTTCTAAGTCACCTAAAGTAGGTGCTCAACTCATCTTAGAAGGCTCTGTGAATGCCGAGATGGTTGCGCGCCACGATGCGTTATTTGAACTTAAATTTTTAGATGAACGTCATGTATTAGAAATATTGGAAGACATTGGTCATATGCCATTGCCGCCTTATATCGATCGTCCTGACGAAGATTCAGATAAAGAACGCTATCAAACGGTCTATAATGAAAAACCGGGTGCTGTTGCGGCGCCAACAGCGGGCTTACACTTTGATGAACCATTGTTAGCAGAACTTGCTAAGAAAGGTGTAAACACGGCGTTTGTGACGCTGCACGTTGGCGCGGGTACTTTCCAGCCAGTACGTGTGGATAATATCTTAGATCATCATATGCACTCTGAGTATGCCGAAGTTTCTGAAGACGTTGTCGCTAAAATTGCAGAAACAAAAGCGAACGGCGGTCGTGTGATAGCTGTGGGTACAACGTCAGTGCGTTCTTTAGAAAGTGCAGCGCAAGCAACAATGGCAAAAGGCTTACCGCTAGCGCCATTCTTTGATGACACTGAAATCTTTATTTACCCTGGTTACGAGTTCCAACTTGTTGATGCTATGGTCACTAATTTCCACTTACCTGAATCAACGTTGATTATGTTGTTATCTGCATTTGCTGGTTATGACCATGTGATGGCCGCTTATCAACATGCTATTGCTGAAAAATACCGTTTCTTCAGTTATGGCGACGCCATGTTTGTCACTAAACAAACGGCAAAATAA